AAGCAACCATACCTGCCTTGACAGGATTGTGATGGATATAATTCAATTTCTGTTTTATCCATACTGGATTGAACAATTCAATTGGTCGGTTTCGCTGGTACCAAACCTGAAATCTTTTATTGTTGCTATTCGAAAATCCAAAAATTTCAAATATTTCCAGGATATCATCTCTTTGATGAAAACTGGTATCTTCAAGAATTAATTTCAAAATGGCTTTGGCACAAAACTTTTTAAAATCTCTGATCGTATCCGACAATTTAAAGGGAGGGATGGTGCGGCAAATGAGATGGATGTGATTGCTCATGATCACATAAGCATGAATCCTCAACCCCTTGTGTTGCTGACAATATTTCAAACTATCTGTGATAATTTTTTTGCATCGATGATCATCAAAAATTTTCACCCAACCCACCACAGTAATGGTTAAAAAATGCAATGCATTTTGCTTAGATATTTTATGCCCTCCCATCTGTTATTCACTCAGGAATAAAATTAGTGAAATAATTCCGAAACGGCTGAATGATCGCTACAAAGCTAGATCGCTCTGGCTTGATCGCTTAAGTTTAAAACTTAAGCGATCAAGCTGCGATCTAGCCAAAAAAAAAGCCCGGTGAAAATCACCGGGCCTTCAAATTATTTTAAAAAACTTATCCCAATTCTCTTATTTATTGGTCTTGATGATGCGCACAGTTTTGCTCCAATCTCCTTGTTTGACTTGCAACATGAACACACCCGCAGGATAATCTGATCCGAAGTGTGTGGACTCCGTCTTAGGATTGATGAATCTGCGCTCTATCATCTTACCATACATATCGAAGACCATCATATCGACCGGTTCGAATGATTTGGTAAAGATGAGCAGATCAAAGTGCTGACTGGTCGGATTCGGGAATACCCTCACCGATCTGCCGTCAGCCGAATTCTCCTCGAGCGTGATCACCTGATTGGATCCATCCGTTTCGTTTCCTCCTGTCCACAACTCTTCAGCAGGTTTGCCAAATGGTGGTGGTGTGCACTGGTCGTCGCATTTACCCATGGTAGCTCCAGGTGTACCCGGTACGTAATCCGGAACATCTGCAACATCCACTTCGATGGTATTGCCATTGTCGCAGACGTAAACTTTGCCCGGCATTCCAGGTACCCTCACGTCTTTGACACAGAAGGTAACAGAGCAGGTCGAAGAACAACCCTGGCTGTTGGTCACTGTCACCGTATAAGTGAAGTTACCAGCCACCGTAGGTGCAAAGGTCGGGCTTTGACAATTGGTGCAATTGATCAGGTGCGTCGTCGGGCTCCATGAATAAGTAAATCCGGTACCTCCGCTAGGCACAGCCGTCATCAACACGGTCTGTGGTCCATATCCGAGATACACATTGCTTGGAATACCACCTGTATTGGCTCCTGTAGCAGGAGTCAGGGTAATGCTACAAGTGATTGGTCCGCGAATGGTAACCACCGCCGTACAGGTAGAAGAATTGCCCGATCCATCGGTAGCAGTAAGAATCACGTTGTTGGTGATCGGATCACTGCAGGTGAAGGTCGTTTTATTAATGCTCAATCCAGGAGCACCGCAGTTGTCTGTAGAAGCATTGTTGACCTGTGCAGGAGTAATCGTTCTTGTGCCTGCAATGAGATCAATGGTGATGTTTTTACATTTCGCCACTGGTCTCGTAGTATCCATGACTGTCACCAACGCTGTATTTGATCCGACATTACCCGCTGCATCGGTTGCTGTCAGGGTAACAACGTTGACACCTTTGTTGCTGCAGTTGAACACTGTTTTGGACAAACTGTAACTCACAATACCGCAATTGTCAAAACTTCCATTGTTGACATGAGATACCAACAAGGCTGCCTGACCAACAGCATTCAAATAAAGCGTCTTAGGCTTGGTGATTACGGTTGGTTTGGTGGTATCATTCACCGTAACCGTAAAGTTACAGTATGATGGGTTGCCACAGGCATCTGTCGCGGTTACATACACGGTTGTGGTACCTACTACGAAATAAGATCCCGGTGCTTTGCTGTAATTGATGGTTGGCACACTGCATTCATCATCGGCAGTCGCTGCGAAGTTGACATTGTTACCGCACACACCCGTGTTGTTGGAAACAACAATGTTAGCAGGACAATCCAGATCCGGTGATTCTGTATCATCGACATAGATGGTTTGCTCACAAGTGGTCTCATTGCCACAAGCATCTTCGAGATACCAAGTTCTGGTCACTACGATGGGGCAAGTTCCGGTTGATTCGTCGATGTATTTTACAGAGACGATTTCACAATTATCGGATGCCTCACCAAAGTTTGGCATGTCCTCAAATTCGATCAGATCAGAATTTGCCAAAGTCTCACTGTAATCCGGTCCTGTCACATCATCCGTGTCGCAGCCTTCAATGTCTCTGGTCACAGGGCAAACTGAAATAACTGGCTC
This window of the Saprospiraceae bacterium genome carries:
- a CDS encoding transposase is translated as MHFLTITVVGWVKIFDDHRCKKIITDSLKYCQQHKGLRIHAYVIMSNHIHLICRTIPPFKLSDTIRDFKKFCAKAILKLILEDTSFHQRDDILEIFEIFGFSNSNNKRFQVWYQRNRPIELFNPVWIKQKLNYIHHNPVKAGMVAYAEEYAWSSAAQYKGQQDGCIDIDRIEI